The Pseudalkalibacillus hwajinpoensis DNA window AGCTTTTATCTGAACACTTTGTATTAGCTGTTACTTCTATGACAAAGTCGTATGATGGAGCTGAAGATGCTGAAGAAGTAACCGAAGCGCTTGACCAGAATGCGGCTGACATGACGCCAGCCATCGCTTCTGTTTACGGTGATGAGGCCGCTGCACAGTTCGAAGAAATTTTCAGAGGAGATAATGACTATTCTGCTGACTTTGTACAAGCCGCAACAGAAGATGACGCAGAGCTTCGTAAAGAAGCTGAGATGGAAGTCGATGAATTTGTTGATGAGTTCTCAACTTTCCTTGATACAGCTACTGAAGGTAACCTTCCGAAAGAAGCAGCTTCAGAAGTATTAGAAGTTCACGAGGATCAAGTTCTTACAACATTCGATGAATACACTGAAGGAAATTACGAAGCTGCTTACACAACATTCCGTGAAGGACACAAGCACATGTTTGCGATCAGTAAAGCACTATCTAGTGCAATCGTAACGCAAATGCCTGATAAATTTGAGAATACAAAAGCTGATACGCCAGCCGCTGACTTACGCTCAACACTTAATAGTCTTGCATCTGAACACTTTACCCTATCTTCATTAGGTCTTGAAAAAGGATATGATCAGGCTGAAGACTATGACTTTGTAAACTGGGCTGAAGATCGAAATACTGCTGACTTTAAAGCAGCGATTGCTTCAATTTATGGTGATGAAGATGCTGCTCAATTTGAAAAAATCTGGCAGGAAGATCACATCGGAGCGTAAGCTGACCTTGTCGTAGCATCACTTTCAGAAGACGAAGAATCAATAAAAATGGCAAAAGAACGTCTCCTTACAACGTTCCCTAAAAACCTTGGTGCTTTCCTTGGCTCAGCTACAGCAGAGAACTTGCCAACCGATGCTGCTACAGAAGCGCTAATGACACATGAAAAGCAAGTTGTGGGTTCATTTGAATCTTACATGAATGGAGACTACCAGGCTTCAACAGACCAATTCCGTAAAGGCTATGCAATCATGTTCGGTGTAGGTCAATCTCTTGGTGGTGCCATCGTAACACAAATGCCTGAAAAATTTGCAGGAGAAACGATGCCTGGTAACATGCCGAAAACAGGTATGGGTGGTGCAAGTGAACAGTCAAAAGATCTAATTGCACTATGGATCACACTTGGCTCCCTAGCAGCAGGTTCTGCATTTGCTATCAGAAGAAGAATGATTAATCAATAATTCATGAGTTCCTCCTTTTAATAAATATGAAAAGACAGAGAAGCGAGGCTTCTCTGTCTTTTTTCATTTGTTTATAGGTGTATACTAAACCTATATGATGAGAGGTAGGATGTAGTATGAAACCAATCACACTTCAAGCTCACTCTTCACACGTGAATAAAGTGAAATTCTCAAATGATTCAAAGCTTCTTTTCTCAGCTGGATTCAGCGGTGAACTTAGAGCCTGGTCGACCGAAAATTGGGACCAATCTCACGATTTTATTGGACATACCAAATCCGTTAATGGCATTGAAGTATTGTGTGACGATACGCTTTTATCATGCGCTGCAGATGGTTCAGTGATGAAATGGCAGGCAAAGTCCGGAGAACTTCTTCAGGAAATCCTAATTGACAAAAAAGGTGCAGGGTCACTGCGAACTGTGCCAGGATTCGCTGTAGTTGGTACACCAAAATATATGCTTTCTCTCTTATCTACAGAAGATCTTTCAGCTACCCTGCAAGTAAAAAGCGATGCCAAAAACCTTGGTGTTATGGATATTTGTCACGAAAAGCAGCTTGCTGCTATTGGGGGACTTGGAAACCAAGTTCGTTTCTTTTCCCTTACTGATGGCCACCTCGCTTCCTCTATAGAAGCGCACGAAACCGCGGTCATGTCGTTTCAGTTTCTTGATGCGGGAAAAGCCATCTCAATTGGGTACAACAGTGACCTGACTTTCTGGAATCTTGAATCGGAAATAGCGTTAAAAACAATAAAAATTGGTGATTGTGGCTATTACTCCCTCGCATTATCACCTGATCAAAAAACAATCGCCGTCTGCATGCCTTATTCCGTTCAACTTTATACGCTGGAAACGCTCGATAAAATAAGTTCACTAGATGTTCAGGCAAAAGGAAATTACAACATGAACTTTTCTCCAAACGGAAAATGGCTAGCTCTCGCCTCTGCCGATAAACGCATAAGAGTCTGGTCATTATAAAAGAGAGCGCATCTGCTTAAATACAGATGCGCTTTTTCACTAGTTTTCTTTTTTCAGAACATCAATCACCGAGTCAATCTTCGCATGATCTTCAGGAGACTGATCAATATGTTTCCAGATCAGCTTCCCCTTTTCATCATAAATCCATGTTCCACCTTGGATATAAACATCTTGAGTTTTCATCGATTTAAGAACAAAATCCTTTTTCTTTTGTTCTTTAGGGATAAACCCATCCATTTTACGAGTAACAAAACCAACAAATGCCCGTCCAAGTAACTTCCATTTCGGCATCGTGTGGTGACCCATTCCACGATATGCTTCTCGTTTTGGATCACCAGCTATCACAAATGGGAACTCGCCAAACGCATCTTCAAACTGGCTGATATATTTAGCATTTGAAGGCGCTATGGCAATTACCTGGAAACCTTGTTTTTCAATTTCATTCACACGCTCACGCAACTGCGTAAGATATGCTCGACAGACTGGTCAGCCAAGATGACGAACAAAAACCACCATTGATTTCTTTTGGTTAATCAACTGTTCGAGTGTTACATTCACACTTCCTGGAATTTCGAGTTGGTAGTTCAACACCATCCATCCTCTCTTACTCTACTAAAACCATTACGTTTGATCTGTATGAACGACCTGTCTTTCACTATTTATTTTACACCTCTTACGGTAATATCGGTACCCGATATAGCCGATTATAGCTACTGCTATGAACAAAAAGACATATTTTTGAATGCTTCCAAAAATCGCCTGCACCGATTTAATGTTTCCGTTACGACCAATCCATAACATCGCAATCGTCCAAGGGAAAATACCTATAAATGTTAAAGAACCAAAAATCCATGGCTTCACTTTACTCATACCTGAAACATATGAGACGTAGTTTCCAACTCCAAGCGGGCGCGTGATCGCAATGCTCCATGAACCACACTTTCGAAACCATTTCTGGACACGCTCTACCTTCTTCTTCTTTAACTTTTTCTCCACTTTGTCCTTCACTTTTAAACCAATACCATATGGAATAAAGCTAAATAAGGTGTAAATAACACTCGTGAGAAACGCAAATCCAACCATTTCAAGAAATGATGGATTTAATAAATAACCGTACGTTAGTGTCATCATTCCCCCGGGAAAGGGTAATAATGATGCTTCTATAGCGTTGCTTATGAAAAGGCCCCAGATTCCAAGCTCCTTCAGGAAACTAATCAGAAATTCCAGCATAGTGGGTCTCCTTTATTCTCAATTTATTACTCCTCTTTAAATTCCCTGAAAATCGAGCTTGAAACCGTTGTAACACTGTTTTAATCTTCCATTTTCACTTTAATTGCATTATTTTGACGAATTATCCGCGATTTTTATATATATTTCCGCGGAAAAACGAATATTTCCTCTAAACCACATTTTCGCGAAAATGCAACTTTCTCGTAAAATACCCCCACCGCCTGCAGCGCGATGGGGGATCACTTCCTAACCAACAGGTACTACCTGT harbors:
- a CDS encoding WD40 repeat domain-containing protein; protein product: MKPITLQAHSSHVNKVKFSNDSKLLFSAGFSGELRAWSTENWDQSHDFIGHTKSVNGIEVLCDDTLLSCAADGSVMKWQAKSGELLQEILIDKKGAGSLRTVPGFAVVGTPKYMLSLLSTEDLSATLQVKSDAKNLGVMDICHEKQLAAIGGLGNQVRFFSLTDGHLASSIEAHETAVMSFQFLDAGKAISIGYNSDLTFWNLESEIALKTIKIGDCGYYSLALSPDQKTIAVCMPYSVQLYTLETLDKISSLDVQAKGNYNMNFSPNGKWLALASADKRIRVWSL
- a CDS encoding peroxiredoxin-like family protein, with protein sequence MNEIEKQGFQVIAIAPSNAKYISQFEDAFGEFPFVIAGDPKREAYRGMGHHTMPKWKLLGRAFVGFVTRKMDGFIPKEQKKKDFVLKSMKTQDVYIQGGTWIYDEKGKLIWKHIDQSPEDHAKIDSVIDVLKKEN
- a CDS encoding DedA family protein, translating into MLEFLISFLKELGIWGLFISNAIEASLLPFPGGMMTLTYGYLLNPSFLEMVGFAFLTSVIYTLFSFIPYGIGLKVKDKVEKKLKKKKVERVQKWFRKCGSWSIAITRPLGVGNYVSYVSGMSKVKPWIFGSLTFIGIFPWTIAMLWIGRNGNIKSVQAIFGSIQKYVFLFIAVAIIGYIGYRYYRKRCKINSERQVVHTDQT